A window of Paenibacillus polygoni contains these coding sequences:
- a CDS encoding DUF262 domain-containing protein: MSIKKFNFYSVGQFLISDKFYIPDYQREYSWEEDEQVKDFWMDLEDLVENQRDSHFFGQIVVHDDQEDRKKYIIDGQQRSSTSIIYLAVIRDLFEKIYTETKKDGARNKVEDIRLKIIGRWSEEENELQFHLGKVDHVFFRDFIQRGLPVNDDVTEASHKRIKQAYEFLYQELSDKIANLNDDDKYNKLVDYYTGFKDRFNLMCVETDDMNEAFIIFETLNARGKELETSDLLKNHLFKTAGNLIDDVKNQWLKMQRNAEGIDLTKFIRTIWNSKFDFTREKELYKNLKAVITTPKECLEFTDVLVNSIGVYKVLVDPNNEAYFEDKHIEKHLENLKLLNASTYYPVLIAMANSSYSEMEIRNVMEAIESFIVRNCVIAGKVANRYELLFAKLAKKISAQHMSFSEIVQELKSEMLSDDEFENHFLICTIKKAPVAKFILRRINDYSQKETLINPSNKDIHLEHIMPKKLGTWKVHEDLHQKYLHRIGNLTLLADEYNTAIKNKGFDEKKKTYKKSAIVMTSKLCTSNEWTPTRIEERQKELFLMAKEVWKF, from the coding sequence ATGTCTATTAAGAAATTTAATTTTTATTCTGTTGGCCAATTTTTAATAAGTGACAAATTTTATATTCCAGATTATCAACGCGAATATTCGTGGGAAGAAGATGAACAAGTCAAAGATTTTTGGATGGATCTAGAGGACTTAGTTGAGAATCAAAGGGATAGTCACTTTTTTGGACAGATCGTAGTTCATGATGATCAAGAAGATAGAAAAAAGTATATCATCGATGGTCAACAACGCAGTTCAACATCTATTATTTATTTGGCGGTAATTAGAGATTTATTTGAGAAAATTTATACGGAGACAAAAAAAGACGGGGCAAGAAATAAAGTAGAAGATATTCGGTTGAAAATCATTGGGCGCTGGAGTGAAGAGGAGAATGAACTTCAGTTCCATTTAGGAAAAGTAGATCATGTATTTTTTAGAGACTTTATTCAGCGTGGCCTCCCCGTAAATGATGATGTAACTGAAGCATCCCACAAGCGAATAAAACAAGCGTATGAATTTTTATATCAGGAACTATCCGATAAAATTGCGAATTTGAACGATGATGATAAATATAATAAGCTAGTTGATTATTATACTGGATTTAAAGATAGGTTTAATCTGATGTGTGTTGAAACAGACGATATGAATGAAGCGTTTATTATTTTTGAGACACTGAATGCAAGAGGGAAGGAATTAGAAACTTCCGATCTGTTGAAAAACCATTTATTTAAAACAGCTGGTAATTTAATTGACGATGTGAAAAATCAGTGGTTAAAAATGCAAAGAAATGCAGAAGGTATTGATTTAACAAAGTTTATCAGAACAATTTGGAATTCTAAATTTGATTTTACTAGAGAGAAAGAGCTTTATAAAAATTTGAAAGCTGTCATAACAACTCCAAAAGAGTGCTTAGAATTTACCGATGTATTAGTGAATAGTATTGGTGTTTATAAAGTGCTAGTTGATCCTAATAATGAAGCATATTTTGAGGATAAACATATAGAAAAGCATTTGGAAAATTTAAAGTTGCTGAATGCTAGTACGTATTATCCAGTACTTATTGCGATGGCAAATAGTTCATACAGTGAAATGGAAATTAGAAATGTGATGGAAGCAATTGAAAGTTTCATTGTCAGGAACTGCGTAATTGCGGGAAAAGTAGCTAATCGCTACGAACTATTATTTGCGAAATTAGCTAAAAAAATTTCAGCACAGCACATGTCATTTTCAGAGATTGTTCAAGAGTTGAAAAGTGAAATGCTGAGTGATGATGAATTCGAGAACCATTTCTTAATCTGTACTATAAAAAAAGCCCCTGTTGCCAAATTTATTCTTAGAAGAATAAATGATTATTCTCAAAAAGAAACGTTAATTAATCCGAGTAATAAAGACATACATTTAGAACATATCATGCCTAAGAAATTGGGAACGTGGAAAGTACATGAGGATCTTCATCAGAAGTACCTTCATAGAATAGGGAACCTTACACTGTTAGCGGATGAGTACAATACAGCTATTAAAAATAAAGGGTTTGATGAGAAGAAGAAAACATATAAAAAATCAGCTATCGTAATGACAAGCAAACTTTGTACATCCAATGAATGGACACCAACACGAATTGAGGAGCGACAAAAAGAGTTGTTTCTTATGGCAAAAGAAGTGTGGAAATTTTGA
- a CDS encoding NCS2 family permease has protein sequence MESFFKLKERGTNVRTEIIAGLTTFMTMAYILIVNTIFLGESGAGIPDNAVFFATAVGAGLMTIVMGLFVNVPIALAPGMGLNAYFMTVVLSSNGMITWQAALGAVFISGLVFILLTVTKIRQKLLVAVPDSLKTAITVGIGLFVAVVGLKLSNLVVANVNANTDISQPVAGGSFSLAFGNLTHADVLLTLIGLLIIAILMVLNVKGAMLIGIVVTTIIGIPMGVTDLSGLSGSNWIPSFSGLAVGQLDIMGALKLGLFEIIFVFTFVELFDTFGTLVGTSTRMGLMKDKEKGEKIVGKAMLVDAAGVSAGAVLGTSTITAFVESSAGVEAGGRTGLTSVTTGIMFLLALFIAPLALVVPSAATAPALIIVGVLMMSQVRNIDWDDFLQAFPAFLTIVMMPFTNSIANGISLGIISYVVLASFSSLATSRKVKIHWLMWILFAIVLARYIFIGSE, from the coding sequence ATGGAGAGTTTCTTTAAATTAAAGGAACGCGGAACAAATGTCAGAACAGAGATTATTGCAGGTTTAACCACGTTTATGACCATGGCGTACATTCTGATAGTAAACACGATCTTTTTAGGTGAAAGTGGAGCAGGTATACCAGATAATGCCGTATTTTTTGCAACAGCGGTGGGCGCTGGTCTGATGACGATCGTAATGGGTCTTTTTGTGAATGTTCCGATTGCTCTTGCTCCGGGTATGGGTCTTAATGCATATTTTATGACGGTTGTACTGAGCTCGAACGGTATGATTACATGGCAGGCTGCGCTGGGTGCCGTCTTTATCTCAGGTCTAGTATTTATTCTGCTGACGGTAACAAAGATTCGACAAAAACTCCTAGTTGCTGTACCAGATAGTTTAAAAACAGCAATAACCGTAGGTATTGGATTATTCGTAGCCGTAGTTGGACTAAAATTAAGTAATTTAGTTGTAGCAAATGTGAACGCTAATACAGATATATCACAACCCGTTGCAGGAGGAAGTTTCAGTCTTGCTTTTGGTAACCTGACACATGCAGATGTTCTTCTTACCCTGATTGGATTACTTATTATTGCGATCCTTATGGTACTGAATGTGAAAGGTGCTATGCTTATCGGGATCGTAGTTACTACTATTATTGGTATTCCAATGGGAGTGACTGATCTCAGCGGTCTCAGCGGTTCGAATTGGATTCCTTCTTTTAGTGGGCTTGCAGTAGGGCAGCTGGATATCATGGGTGCTCTAAAACTTGGTTTGTTCGAAATTATTTTTGTTTTTACTTTTGTAGAGTTGTTTGATACATTTGGCACCCTTGTTGGAACATCTACACGGATGGGTCTAATGAAAGATAAGGAGAAGGGTGAGAAGATTGTCGGAAAAGCAATGCTTGTTGATGCGGCTGGCGTAAGCGCAGGGGCTGTGCTTGGTACAAGTACGATTACAGCATTTGTAGAAAGTTCGGCTGGTGTTGAAGCGGGAGGACGTACAGGACTGACTTCGGTAACAACGGGAATCATGTTCCTTCTGGCTTTATTCATCGCTCCTCTAGCACTGGTTGTACCTTCGGCAGCTACAGCACCTGCTCTGATCATTGTGGGTGTGCTGATGATGAGTCAAGTTCGTAATATTGATTGGGATGATTTCCTTCAAGCATTCCCTGCATTTTTAACGATTGTTATGATGCCATTTACGAACAGTATCGCCAATGGTATTTCACTTGGAATTATCTCTTACGTTGTTCTTGCTTCATTCTCTTCTCTAGCTACAAGCCGTAAGGTGAAAATTCATTGGCTGATGTGGATCTTGTTCGCCATTGTTCTGGCAAGATACATTTTCATCGGTTCGGAGTAA
- a CDS encoding ketoacyl-ACP synthase III — MVYSKAQITAIGTYVPEKVLTNSDLEKIVDTNDEWIVQRTGMRERRIAGEHEYVSDISCKAIEDMVKRYHIDISDVDMILVATSTAEYTFPSAAARIQHYFNIAQTGTMDISAACAGFVYGLQLADGLVTSGMYHKVLVVGAETLSKITDYTDRSTCILFGDGAGAVLVERSEDKPGFLGSTSGTQGSGGIHLYKTALGEQIEGQELQKDGYLVQNGREVYKWAVRNVPEKTRELIHKSGLTPPDIQWFVPHSANLRMIESICEKGPVPMERTLTSVEYRGNTSAASIPLAIQLALDEGRVKYDDTMLLFGFGGGLTYAGSIIRWGVPDLEK, encoded by the coding sequence ATCGTATATTCTAAAGCGCAAATTACTGCAATAGGTACCTATGTTCCAGAGAAAGTGCTAACCAATTCAGATTTAGAAAAGATCGTAGATACGAATGATGAGTGGATTGTTCAGCGTACAGGGATGCGGGAGAGACGCATTGCTGGAGAGCATGAATACGTATCAGATATAAGCTGTAAAGCTATTGAAGATATGGTGAAGCGATATCATATTGATATTAGTGATGTAGATATGATTCTTGTAGCTACGAGTACAGCAGAATATACCTTCCCTAGTGCTGCCGCAAGGATACAGCATTATTTTAATATAGCTCAGACGGGAACGATGGATATAAGCGCTGCTTGCGCAGGATTTGTATATGGTTTACAACTGGCAGACGGACTGGTCACTAGCGGGATGTATCATAAAGTTCTCGTTGTTGGTGCTGAAACTTTGTCTAAAATTACAGATTACACGGATCGATCTACCTGTATATTATTTGGAGATGGAGCAGGTGCGGTTCTTGTTGAGAGAAGTGAAGATAAGCCTGGTTTCCTTGGTTCTACTTCGGGAACTCAGGGTAGTGGAGGAATACACTTATATAAAACGGCTTTAGGAGAACAAATAGAGGGGCAAGAACTCCAGAAAGATGGCTATCTCGTGCAAAATGGCCGTGAAGTTTATAAATGGGCAGTACGTAATGTGCCTGAAAAAACAAGAGAGCTGATTCATAAATCGGGTCTAACTCCACCTGATATTCAGTGGTTTGTACCTCATAGTGCAAATCTTCGTATGATTGAATCTATTTGTGAAAAAGGCCCAGTACCAATGGAACGAACTTTAACTAGTGTAGAATATCGAGGGAATACCTCGGCAGCTTCTATTCCTCTTGCCATTCAGCTTGCTCTAGACGAGGGGCGAGTGAAATATGATGATACAATGCTTTTATTTGGTTTTGGAGGAGGACTAACCTACGCGGGAAGCATTATCCGTTGGGGAGTTCCTGATTTAGAGAAATAG
- a CDS encoding DNA topoisomerase III, whose protein sequence is MKVLVLAEKPSVAREIARVMGSREKHKSYFEGPQYVVTWALGHLVGLAEPEDYDRKYATWNLEDLPILPKQTKLKVLRETNHQYKAVAQLMKRSDIKELIIATDAAREGELLARWIIQMAHCKKPFKRLWISSQTDKAIKQGFANLKPGHQFDRLYESARCRAEADWMVGLNVTRALTVKYGAQLSAGRVQTPTLGMIMDREKEIMNFRSEEYDTIAADFGNFQAMWRAAQGDSRIFDKTRTEELKRKLDGASAKVVQVKKSEKVEPHPLAYDLTELQRDANKKYGFSAKQTSNLLQRLYEQHKLVTYPRTDSRYLTSDMTGTLKERLESVAVGPYSALARPLLRKTLPITKRIVDDSKVSDHHAIIPTEQTVILNALSTDERKLYDLIVRRFISLFYGPARYDAVQVKLEVERELLTVKGTTVKDHGWREVYGAEGYEDDTDIEEESHEGKSSGQQLPELREGETFKIQRCIVKPGRTLPPKRYNEAALLGQMEKHGLGTPATRADIIEKLVSSDTIERQGNSLHPTGKGKQLIELAAPQLRTPELTAKWEAELERIAKGQGQPEPFLNGIRTMAGELVRSVKNSTVEYKPHNVSNSHCPDCGTRLLEKKSKRGKFLVCPANDCGYKRSAEKRLSNRRCPQCHKKMELKEGKAGLYVQCLPCGITETLDKEKKHVNKREQQKLVKQFEKKESIGSNLGELLKAAMEQKKEGE, encoded by the coding sequence ATGAAAGTACTCGTATTAGCAGAAAAACCCTCGGTAGCACGTGAGATTGCACGCGTCATGGGAAGCCGTGAAAAACATAAAAGTTATTTTGAAGGACCACAGTATGTGGTGACTTGGGCCCTTGGCCATCTGGTTGGTCTTGCAGAGCCTGAGGATTATGATCGCAAGTATGCAACATGGAATTTAGAAGATTTGCCGATTCTGCCGAAACAAACCAAGCTTAAAGTGCTTCGGGAGACGAATCATCAGTATAAAGCAGTAGCACAGCTCATGAAAAGATCGGACATTAAAGAACTGATTATTGCTACAGATGCGGCAAGAGAAGGAGAACTGCTTGCTCGCTGGATCATTCAGATGGCACATTGTAAGAAACCTTTTAAACGTCTATGGATCTCTTCACAGACGGACAAAGCAATCAAACAAGGTTTTGCTAACTTAAAGCCTGGACATCAGTTTGATCGTTTGTATGAATCCGCTCGTTGCCGCGCGGAAGCAGACTGGATGGTAGGTCTTAATGTAACAAGAGCTCTTACTGTGAAGTATGGGGCTCAGCTATCTGCTGGGCGGGTTCAAACGCCGACTCTTGGTATGATTATGGACCGTGAAAAAGAAATTATGAATTTCCGCTCCGAAGAGTACGATACCATTGCGGCAGACTTCGGAAATTTCCAGGCCATGTGGCGTGCAGCTCAAGGAGACTCACGTATTTTTGACAAAACACGGACTGAAGAGTTGAAAAGAAAACTAGATGGAGCGTCTGCAAAAGTCGTTCAAGTGAAGAAAAGCGAAAAAGTGGAACCTCATCCTCTTGCTTATGATCTTACAGAACTGCAACGAGATGCGAATAAAAAATACGGATTCTCGGCAAAACAAACCTCTAACCTGCTTCAACGTTTGTATGAACAGCACAAATTGGTTACGTATCCTCGGACGGACAGCAGATATTTAACGAGTGATATGACAGGTACACTAAAAGAACGACTGGAAAGTGTTGCCGTTGGACCTTACAGTGCACTGGCACGCCCATTATTACGTAAGACACTTCCTATTACAAAACGTATTGTGGATGATAGTAAAGTGAGCGATCACCATGCAATTATTCCAACAGAGCAAACGGTCATTTTAAATGCACTCTCTACGGATGAGCGAAAGCTATATGATCTCATTGTAAGAAGATTTATAAGTTTATTCTATGGGCCTGCACGGTATGATGCTGTACAAGTAAAGTTAGAAGTGGAAAGAGAATTACTTACGGTAAAAGGGACTACGGTAAAAGATCATGGCTGGCGTGAAGTTTACGGGGCAGAGGGATATGAGGATGACACAGATATAGAAGAAGAATCCCATGAAGGAAAATCAAGCGGACAGCAGCTTCCGGAACTTCGTGAAGGTGAAACTTTTAAAATTCAGCGCTGCATTGTGAAACCAGGCAGAACACTTCCGCCAAAACGTTATAATGAAGCTGCCTTACTCGGTCAAATGGAGAAACATGGTCTTGGTACTCCTGCAACTCGTGCCGATATTATTGAGAAGCTGGTTAGTTCCGATACGATTGAACGCCAAGGAAATTCACTGCATCCGACAGGAAAAGGTAAACAGCTGATTGAACTTGCGGCTCCTCAGCTTCGTACACCGGAATTAACTGCGAAATGGGAAGCAGAACTTGAGCGAATTGCAAAAGGACAAGGGCAGCCGGAACCATTTTTAAATGGAATTCGCACCATGGCGGGTGAGCTTGTCCGCAGCGTGAAAAATAGTACAGTGGAATATAAGCCGCATAACGTTTCCAACAGCCATTGCCCAGACTGCGGAACGCGGTTATTAGAGAAAAAGTCGAAACGTGGAAAATTCCTCGTGTGCCCTGCAAATGACTGTGGTTATAAACGATCTGCAGAAAAAAGACTTTCGAATCGCCGTTGTCCTCAGTGTCATAAAAAAATGGAACTTAAAGAAGGAAAAGCAGGACTGTATGTCCAGTGCCTTCCTTGCGGAATCACCGAAACACTTGATAAAGAGAAGAAGCATGTGAATAAGCGTGAACAGCAGAAATTGGTGAAGCAATTTGAGAAAAAAGAGTCCATCGGTTCTAACCTCGGTGAACTTCTTAAAGCTGCGATGGAGCAGAAAAAAGAAGGGGAATAG
- a CDS encoding DUF1294 domain-containing protein translates to MFTERGDRVREGIMVWFVFINLVAYLVMSEDKRRAQKRRDRVPEKTLFLLAAIGGSLGILIAMYRKRHKTKHTSFTIGIPILLFINAVLYGYFLS, encoded by the coding sequence ATGTTCACTGAAAGAGGTGATCGGGTGAGAGAGGGAATTATGGTATGGTTTGTTTTTATTAATTTGGTAGCCTACCTGGTGATGTCTGAAGATAAGAGAAGGGCCCAGAAAAGAAGAGACAGGGTGCCGGAAAAGACATTGTTCCTGCTTGCCGCAATTGGTGGGTCACTCGGTATTCTTATTGCGATGTACCGCAAACGCCACAAAACGAAACATACCAGCTTTACGATTGGCATCCCTATTCTTTTGTTTATAAATGCCGTACTGTATGGATACTTTCTTAGCTAA
- a CDS encoding universal stress protein, whose amino-acid sequence MSFSKILLAYDGSPVSNKALEKAVELAEMSENSVLDVVHVYDFPRVFIGEGLAPIPPSVNNEVYELAERTVDEAKQRLAAVGSNARVELIQGSPVDVIIEYIKQNDIDLIVIGSRGLSGIREFMLGSVSHRVAQEVSIPVLIVK is encoded by the coding sequence ATGTCATTTTCAAAAATATTATTAGCTTATGATGGCTCACCGGTATCAAATAAAGCACTTGAAAAGGCAGTAGAGTTAGCGGAAATGTCAGAGAATTCAGTTCTGGATGTTGTACACGTATATGATTTCCCAAGAGTGTTTATTGGTGAGGGGCTTGCTCCGATCCCGCCTTCCGTCAACAACGAGGTATATGAACTTGCTGAACGAACGGTAGATGAGGCCAAACAACGGTTGGCTGCTGTCGGATCGAATGCTCGAGTTGAACTCATTCAAGGCTCCCCAGTAGATGTGATTATTGAATATATTAAGCAAAATGATATTGATTTGATTGTCATCGGCAGCCGCGGGCTCAGCGGAATACGTGAGTTTATGCTCGGAAGTGTCAGCCACCGCGTTGCCCAGGAAGTAAGTATTCCGGTTCTTATTGTAAAATAA